A single region of the Lycium barbarum isolate Lr01 chromosome 2, ASM1917538v2, whole genome shotgun sequence genome encodes:
- the LOC132626211 gene encoding uncharacterized protein LOC132626211 isoform X1, with protein sequence MAENSKLDLPDDLLSSTRKESSAGNDDDKSFLVSIEDSKDQAVVDSNIPLSPQWLYTKPSETKMEMRAPSSLSLGSSADTSQKDARRSDVSDDKKDWRRPTAETESARRWREEERETGLLGRRDRRKTDRRADNNAPTKETTDARALPASDRWNDVNNRNSGHDSRRDTKWSSRWGPDDREKEARSEKRIGVDKDEVHNEVQTFGANRTVSERESDTRDKWRPRHRLEASSAAPGSYRAAPGFGVERGRVEGSNVGFAIGRGRSSVAILRPPSGSAVCAAQFDSSVPGKPSISAHTFCYPRGKILDIYRKQKLDQSICSLPVNMEEVPPVTQLSVIEPLAFVVPDSEEEAILNDVWKGKITGSGVSYNSYRKGRSMDNVTEIGDAEEIADRFPKTLKDVEEANANSLLCGNGVNITSSEGDGNHEVQKDTVSEDIAMDESVLIRKTADNIGRLKDSGRSQLDHSEIKLPDSATTRQPLFENIEQNVTFDVSAKLPDNSDSVYVIPSDISSSRHSGIENQSERGIPPEEMSLYYCDPQGEIQGPFLGVDIISWFEQGFFGTDLLVRLEGAPEDSPFYELGDVMPHLKFGHRYSSNADLSNVDQPDVLEGKLESGVCSSAAFELVSSAPLDGLNWPSSDFDGLAEHRFQSKVPDVSYSQSEDFNEFVGQETLFPGRPGSSGNPIGNTLRGINHPIPSELMERGAPSQKDKMHPLGLLWSELEGTSRRNEQISNVPFSGGGQDQILNPVAARNSPFGSRTESTSTVEMWTDAYRRNAPSEPNLYQNAMDGHHLTHMDREPNHFELAEKMFSQQLQQQHPHSLLSSHSSHLNEAMLERGASHNSIHQPQLASQMEQDLERVMALQLQHQRQRQLQQHQQMQREQQFHQHQILMKEQQESHAKQLLLEQLLQSQTFDTNRANSRFDARPNNALEQFLMKQQLLSELQQRSHLHPRHTEPSIEHLIQAKLGQMPHQGHQTDLMELLSRAKHGQMHPLAHQILQEEQLHGRQLPVELKRQFEMEENRHSGSVWPGDEAGQFPRIPTDVHRSNSGFGPLDFYPQQQIPSPEEHLSHLERNLSVQDRFQHGLYDSGLLPFERSMSLPAGGPGVKMDVVNPLVRQQGLEMQDQTSRMHSGGHMAGLPTDVYLQSPHHPMVPNQFHALHSDAIEKQWSKTNGQLPVDWMETHMKQLNLNGEREKRDFDVKQPSEDPSMWMSAGTDDDSSKRLLMELLHPKYGQQSTEQVELSGGIAYEMGSLSNQISGTNSSNHSFNPLLNQDTIPNQAFSVGSFGSTSGLLPQRDLVDQMSRGVDDGERLLFKSHSGALAETDSGFSSISDASQRHLEARESLVEQAGLTAITGDIPVNILRRPASRGTGGGNIGLCDEKIVTGDSLQEELARERVSAATSKRPESILLKRPPVSRVSSTLEGFSEPTSDSLVRGKNPSNASEGEKMEVRGSTAKQAPDNVAPGKKDVRFRRTASCSDSDVSETSFSDMVRSNAKKPTAAQEAHASESSDGTQGARSGSKKKGKKGRQIDPALLGFKVTSNRIMMGEIQRIED encoded by the exons GAAATGCGTGCACCAAGTTCTCTCTCTCTTGGAAGTTCTGCTGATACAAGTCAGAAGGACGCCCGGCGTTCAGATGTGTCCGATGACAAAAAGGATTGGAGAAGACCCACAGCAGAGACAGAGAGTGCCCGTCGTTGGCGTGAAGAAGAGAGGGAAACTGGCTTGCTTGGTAGAAGAGATCGTAGGAAAACAGATCGCCGTGCTGATAATAATGCTCCTACCAAAGAAACCACAGATGCTAGAGCTTTACCTGCATCTGACAGGTGGAATGACGTTAATAACCGCAATTCAGGGCATGATTCCAGGCGTGATACCAAGTGGTCCTCTAGGTGGGGTCCTGATGACAGAGAAAAGGAAGCGCGGAGTGAGAAAAGGATAGGTGTAGACAAGGATGAAGTTCACAATGAGGTTCAAACATTTGGTGCTAACCGTACTGTGTCCGAGCGGGAGTCAGATACTCGAGATAAGTGGAGACCCCGGCATAGATTGGAGGCTAGCTCTGCTGCTCCTGGTTCCTATCGTGCTGCTCCAGGATTTGGAGTGGAAAGAGGAAGAGTGGAGGGGTCAAATGTGGGATTTGCCATAGGGCGTGGTAGATCTAGTGTGGCTATCTTAAGACCTCCTTCTGGGTCTGCAGTTTGTGCTGCACAATTTGACAGTTCTGTCCCTGGGAAACCAAGCATCTCAGCTCACACATTTTGTTATCCGAGGGGGAAGATTCTGGATATTTACCGCAAGCAAAAGCTGGACCAATCTATTTGTAGCTTGCCTGTAAATATGGAAGAAGTACCCCCTGTCACTCAACTAAGCGTCATTGAACCATTAGCTTTTGTTGTTCCTGATTCTGAGGAGGAG GCTATCCTCAATGATGTATGGAAAGGTAAAATTACTGGTAGTGGTGTATCGTACAATTCTTACAGAAAAGGCCGATCAATGGATAATGTTACAG AAATAGGGGATGCAGAGGAGATAGCTGATAGGTTTCCAAAAACATTAAAAGATGTTGAAGAGGCAAATGCCAATAGCCTTTTATGTGGAAATGGTGTCAATATCACTTCGAGTG AAGGAGATGGAAATCATGAAGTACAGAAAGACACAGTTTCTGAAGATATCGCTATGGATGAGAGTGTGTTGATCAGGAAGACAGCTGACAATATAGGCAGATTGAAAGATAGTGGTAGATCTCAACTTGATCATTCTGAAATCAAGTTACCTGATTCTGCAACAACTAGGCAACCTCTCTTTGAGAACATTGAACAGAATGTTACTTTTGATGTCAGTGCAAAGCTTCCTGATAATTCAGATTCTGTATACGTCATACCCTCTGATATCAGCAGCTCGAGACACAGTGGTATTGAAAATCAATCAGAGAGGGGTATTCCACCTGAGGAAATGAGTTTGTACTACTGTGATCCTCAGGGAGAAATTCAGGGACCATTTCTTGGAGTTGACATCATATCATGGTTTGAACAAGGATTTTTTGGAACTGACTTGTTGGTTCGCTTGGAAGGTGCTCCTGAGGATTCCCCTTTTTACGAGTTGGGTGACGTAATGCCGCATCTAAAATTTGGACATAGATATTCCAGTAATGCTGATCTCTCTAATGTAGATCAACCTGATGTATTAGAGGGGAAGTTAGAGTCTGGTGTATGCAGTTCTGCTGCTTTTGAGCTTGTTTCTTCAGCTCCCCTTGATGGATTAAACTGGCCATCATCTGATTTTGATGGTCTTGCTGAACATCGTTTTCAGTCAAAAGTACCTGATGTGTCATATTCTCAAAGTGAAGATTTCAATGAATTCGTTGGTCAAG AAACTTTATTTCCAGGAAGACCTGGAAGTAGTGGCAATCCTATTGGGAACACTTTGAGGGGCATCAACCATCCAATTCCTAGCGAATTGATGGAGCGTGGGGCTCCATCTCAGAAAGATAAAATGCACCCACTTGGTTTGTTATGGTCTGAACTCGAAGGCACTTCTAGAAGGAACGAACAAATTTCAAATGTTCCTTTTAGTGGAGGCGGTCAGGATCAAATTCTAAACCCTGTAGCAGCAAGGAATTCCCCGTTTGGTTCAAGGACCGAGTCAACCTCCACAGTGGAGATGTGGACTGATGCTTATAGAAGAAATGCTCCTTCTGAGCCCAACTTATATCAAAATGCCATGGATGGTCACCACCTAACGCACATGGACCGTGAACCGAATCACTTCGAATTGGCAGAGAAGATGTTTTCCCAGCAACtccaacaacaacatccacataGTTTACTGTCTTCTCATAGCAGCCACTTGAATGAAGCAATGCTAGAACGAGGGGCAAGCCATAATTCAATACACCAGCCACAGTTGGCCAGTCAAATGGAGCAGGATCTGGAGCGCGTTATGGCGCTTCAGCTGCAGCACCAAAGACAGCGGCAGCTTCAACAACACCAGCAGATGCAGCGAGAGCAACAGTTCCATCAACATCAGATTCTAATGAAAGAACAGCAAGAGTCTCATGCTAAACAGTTGCTTCTTGAACAACTGTTGCAGAGTCAAACTTTTGATACAAACCGTGCAAATTCTCGTTTTGATGCAAGGCCTAACAATGCTCTGGAACAGTTTTTGATGAAGCAGCAACTTCTAAGTGAACTACAACAACGCTCTCACCTTCATCCAAGACATACTGAACCATCAATTGAGCATCTCATTCAAGCAAAACTTGGTCAAATGCCGCATCAAGGGCATCAAACTGATTTGATGGAGCTCCTATCACGAGCAAAGCATGGCCAGATGCACCCTTTGGCACATCAAATTCTTCAGGAAGAACAACTGCATGGGAGGCAGTTGCCTGTTGAATTAAAGCGACAATTTGAAATGGAGGAAAATAGGCATTCTGGTTCTGTGTGGCCTGGAGATGAAGCTGGTCAGTTTCCTAGAATCCCGACTGATGTCCATCGATCCAACTCTGGATTTGGACCATTAGATTTTTATCCACAGCAACAAATACCATCTCCGGAAGAGCATTTAAGTCACCTTGAACGGAATTTGTCTGTACAAGATAGATTCCAACATGGTCTGTATGACTCTGGATTATTGCCATTTGAACGGTCAATGTCATTACCTGCTGGTGGTCCTGGAGTAAAAATGGATGTTGTAAATCCTCTAGTGCGGCAACAAGGTTTAGAAATGCAAGATCAGACTTCAAGAATGCATTCAGGTGGTCATATGGCTGGTCTCCCAACCGATGTCTACTTGCAATCCCCTCACCACCCTATGGTTCCCAACCAGTTTCATGCTTTGCATTCAGATGCCATTGAAAAACAATGGTCTAAAACCAACGGTCAGTTACCTGTTGATTGGATGGAAACCCATATGAAGCAACTGAATCTCAATGGTGAGAGGGAAAAAAGGGATTTTGACGTCAAACAGCCTTCTGAAGATCCAAGTATGTGGATGTCGGCGGGCACAGATGATGACAGTTCAAAGCGATTGCTTATGGAACTGCTTCATCCGAAATATGGCCAGCAGTCAACTGAGCAAGTAGAATTGTCCGGTGGAATTGCATATGAGATGGGCTCACTGTCCAATCAAATTTCTGGAACAAATTCATCAAACCACTCATTCAATCCTCTGTTGAATCAGGATACGATTCCAAACCAAGCCTTCTCTGTAGGGTCATTTGGTTCTACTTCAGGTCTGCTACCACAAAGAGATCTAGTGGATCAGATGTCCCGTGGTGTTGATGATGGTGAAAGGCtgctcttcaaatctcattctgGAGCATTGGCAGAAACTGATTCTGGCTTCTCCAGCATCAGTGATGCCTCCCAG AGGCACTTAGAGGCTCGAGAAAGTCTTGTTGAGCAAGCTGGTCTGACGGCCATAACAGGGGACATCCCAGTAAATATTCTCCGCAGGCCTGCTTCTCGGGGGACTGGAG GTGGTAACATTGGCTTATGTGATGAAAAGATTGTGACAGGTGACTCTTTGCAAGAGGAACTTGCTAGAGAACG GGTGTCTGCTGCCACATCAAAAAGGCCAGAAAGCATTTTGCTGAAGCGTCCGCCTGTCTCGCGAGTTTCATCTACCTTGGAAGGGTTTTCTGAACCGACTTCTGATTCACTTGTCAGAGGGAAAAATCCTTCGAATGCTTCTGAAG GGGAGAAAATGGAAGTTCGAGGCAGCACAGCAAAACAAGCCCCTGACAATGTGGCACCTGGAAAGAAAGATGTGCGCTTTCGACGAACTGCCTCTTGTAGCGATTCTGATGTTTCAGAGACATCATTCAGTGACATGGTTAGGAGTAACGCCAAGAAGCCAACAGCAGCCCAAGAGGCTCATGCTTCAGAATCATCAGATGGAACACAGGGTGCCCGTAGCGGCAGCAAGAAGAAAGGGAAGAAAGGAAGACAAATTGATCCAGCTCTTCTTGGATTCAAGGTCACAAGCAATCGCATCATGATGGGTGAGATACAGCGGATAGAAGATTAG